A genome region from Perca fluviatilis chromosome 20, GENO_Pfluv_1.0, whole genome shotgun sequence includes the following:
- the plpp2a gene encoding phospholipid phosphatase 2: protein MTEHRKKLILIVVDILCVFVAALPSAILTLMFKPYQRGIYCDDQSISYPYRRDTISHGAMAAVTITCSIVIITTGEAYLVHTNRLHSNSQFNNYLSALYKVVGTFLFGGAVSQSLTDLAKFTIGRPRPNFLAVCAPVSCNGYLLQINCTGYHRNVTESRLSFYSGHSSFGMYCMLFLSLYVQARMQGKWTRLVRPTIQFFLVAFSLYVGYTRVSDYKHHWSDVLVGLLQGALIAVLTVRYLSDFFKQRPPRCTHTDAAEIEHLERKPSPQPPDSQHGNHYNYSGPV, encoded by the exons CGGCCCTGCCCTCAGCCATCCTGACGCTGATGTTTAAACCGTACCAAAGAGGAATCTACTGTGATGATCAGAGCATCAGCTATCCCTACAGGAGAGACACCATCTCCCATGGAGCCATGGCTGCTGTCACCATCACCTGCtccattgtcatt ATCACCACGGGAGAGGCCTACCTTGTGCACACAAATCGCTTGCACTCCAACTCCCAGTTCAACAATTACTTGTCAGCTCTTTATAAGGTGGTGGGAACCTTCCTGTTTGGAGGAGCTGTCAGCCAATCACTGACTGACCTGGCCAAGTTCACTATAGGTCGTCCTCGTCCAAACTTCTTGGCCGTGTGCGCTCCGGTCAGCTGTAACGGATACTTGCTGCAGATCAACTGCACCGGCTACCATCGCAATGTGACTGAATCCAG GTTGTCGTTTTACTCCGGCCACTCGTCCTTTGGGATGTACTGCATGCTCTTTCTGTCG CTCTACGTCCAGGCCCGAATGCAGGGGAAGTGGACGCGCCTGGTTCGACCGACCATCCAGTTCTTCCTGGTGGCGTTTTCTCTGTATGTAGGATACACCCGTGTGTCTGACTACAAACATCACTGGAGTGACGTACTGGTGGGGCTGCTGCAGGGAGCTCTTATCGCTGTGCTCACT GTCCGATACTTGTCCGACTTCTTCAAGCAGCGCCCCCCtcgctgcacacacacagacgcggcAGAGATCGAACACCTTGAACGCAAACCAAGCCCACAGCCTCCTGACTCGCAGCACGGAAACCACTACAACTACTCTGGACCTGTGTGA